The genome window ACCATCATCCAGGTCTCTTGTGGAGGTAAGTTCGATGTCTGCGGAGGCGGTGGCCGGGCAAGGGTTTGCTCCATGGTACGGCTGGGGTTGGGGTTGGCTGACTGTTCGGCCCTTAAGTAGTCATCATCCACTTGACGTGCGATAGCTTGCGTTTCCTCTTGCCACCCCTCCATCGTAAGCTCTCCGCGTTTGATAAGCTCATCACGCAACAAATTGATGGGGTCGCGGCCCAGCATTTCTTCGATTTCATCAGTCGAACGATAGACACGGTGATCATCCGAAGAAGTATGTGAGGTAAGGCGATCCAATTCAAGCCATAAAACCATTGGGCCTTGACCGGAGCGAATCTTTTCAACCACTCTTCGCCCTTCATTATAAACTTCAAAGGCATCCCGCCCGTTGACTTTCACCATACAATCCTTCGAAAGAGCGCCGATATTCCAAGGCGTCATTTTCGAAGTGGGAGTGCTAATACCATAGCCATTGTCTTCGACTACAAAAAGGAGGGGTAGATCTTTTTCGAGGGCAAAGCAAAGCGACTCATAAAACTCGCCTTGTCGAGTTGTTGCATCACCGGTACAACAAATGGTGATTGCGCCATTGCCATCGAGCTTATTCGCCCAGGCAGTTCCTGCTGCTGGTAGAAATTGCAAACCTGTTGGCGGCGCATTACTGAAAATGTTGAGATTAGGAGCGCTGAAGAAGGAAGGCATCTGACGGCCTATACTGCTGGAATCGTTTTTGCCCAGATAAGCTAATGCAAGTTCGTAATTAGTTACCCCGCGAACAAGCGCCAGCGCACGATCGCGATAGTAGAGGTGTAAGTAATCTTTGGGTTCGAGACAGTACATCAAAGCTGCAACCGCTTCATGACCAGTGCTAGCTACACCGAACCAACCCTTCCCCTGCCGAATAAGAATTCCTTCTCGTCGGTCACCCTCTCGCGCCAGAGCCATGATCCGAAGTAGCTCCAACGCCGGCAACCCTTTATCTTTGTGCTGATTATTCATCCGGCTATCGTCCTTGACGAAGTAGTGGCAAAGTGCCCATTTAGGAACAGATTACCCCAACCCCCCGCCATTTTGCACTCCAAATATGCGCTCATTATCAAGTACCTTCTTAACCTTAGCCCAGATACCACTCGAAGTTGAGTTGACGGGGAAGCGTAACAATGCTACAATAACCGCAAGTACTTATTTAGTGGTCACACGTTAAACGGGTGATTGATACGGAGGCGTCTTATCAGTATGTTTGCTTTGAACTTCTATACCGACCTTTATGCCGAAATGCTAAGAACTAATCGCAAAACGGCAACTATCCGACTCGGGGATAAAAAGCATAAATACACCTCCGGCCAGCTTGTTTGGATTACGGTCGGTCAACGATTTGGACGTCGCAAGAAGCTGTTTACCGCGATGATCGATAGGGTTGATGTGAAGCCTTTATTAGAGCTCAGTCCCCGTGACATCGAACGAGAAAACCCCGAATTTCGCTCCATCGAAGACGTAACTCATCTGATGAATTTAATTTACGACCTCGAAGTATCCCCCGAAGATGTTTGCACGGTAATTTACTTCTCACGTATTGATGAGTAGTTAGCGTTCAACGGGCATCATTTGGCCGGCTTCGTCGCTATGTCCACCAAGCGAATCGATTGGCTTCCCATTTACGAGAATTCGAATTCGTTCGACATTCGAGAATTGGCCCGCTGTTTTCCGAAGACTTCGCAAAATGGCCGCTTCATCATCGGAACTCATCCCGCTCTGAATGGCTTCATTAAAGTCAATTTTCGCCACTCCATTTTCCAGAGATGCTCCTAACAACTTCGTACCCTGAGGAAATTGGGGCGTTCTCCGAACCAAAATAGCAATGGCAGTATTAAGTGGAACATCTCCAGGAGAAAGAGGGAAAGTTACGTTTCTGAGTGTAAGTTGGCCTTTGTTCCAATCAGGAAGAGACACTATTACAGTTCTGCTTCCAGAATAAGGCTCAGTAGGTTCTCCTAAAACCTGCGCAGGTACTTCATGCGCAGTTCCTATCGGAGTGGCTTGATTACGGTAAGCAATCTTAACATAAATTG of bacterium contains these proteins:
- a CDS encoding GerMN domain-containing protein translates to MKSVRFYLTVIWFGVLVLALALAIYVKIAYRNQATPIGTAHEVPAQVLGEPTEPYSGSRTVIVSLPDWNKGQLTLRNVTFPLSPGDVPLNTAIAILVRRTPQFPQGTKLLGASLENGVAKIDFNEAIQSGMSSDDEAAILRSLRKTAGQFSNVERIRILVNGKPIDSLGGHSDEAGQMMPVER
- a CDS encoding ASCH domain-containing protein encodes the protein MFALNFYTDLYAEMLRTNRKTATIRLGDKKHKYTSGQLVWITVGQRFGRRKKLFTAMIDRVDVKPLLELSPRDIERENPEFRSIEDVTHLMNLIYDLEVSPEDVCTVIYFSRIDE
- a CDS encoding thiamine pyrophosphate-dependent dehydrogenase E1 component subunit alpha — its product is MNNQHKDKGLPALELLRIMALAREGDRREGILIRQGKGWFGVASTGHEAVAALMYCLEPKDYLHLYYRDRALALVRGVTNYELALAYLGKNDSSSIGRQMPSFFSAPNLNIFSNAPPTGLQFLPAAGTAWANKLDGNGAITICCTGDATTRQGEFYESLCFALEKDLPLLFVVEDNGYGISTPTSKMTPWNIGALSKDCMVKVNGRDAFEVYNEGRRVVEKIRSGQGPMVLWLELDRLTSHTSSDDHRVYRSTDEIEEMLGRDPINLLRDELIKRGELTMEGWQEETQAIARQVDDDYLRAEQSANPNPSRTMEQTLARPPPPQTSNLPPQETWMMV